From Bernardetia sp., one genomic window encodes:
- a CDS encoding transposase: MYLQSEQLYHIYNRGNNKHQLFFNRENYLYFLRFVRKHVAPCCEIINYCLMPNHFHFLISTTEYSVEEIRIGSLIMNRLSNAFRIVLSSYAKGVNVQEKRENALFKPKTIAKSLEDGDANYADTCFYYIHQNPLKAGLVSKLEDWEFCSFQDYAKLRNGTLCNKELANQFIDFDKDNFLEESYQMIPEEKLKFIF, from the coding sequence ATGTATCTTCAATCTGAACAACTTTATCATATTTACAATAGAGGAAATAACAAACATCAGTTATTTTTCAATAGAGAAAACTATTTGTATTTCTTGAGATTTGTTCGAAAACATGTAGCACCTTGTTGTGAGATAATAAATTACTGCTTGATGCCTAATCATTTTCACTTTTTGATTTCCACAACTGAATATTCAGTAGAAGAAATTAGAATTGGAAGTTTAATCATGAATAGACTTTCAAATGCTTTCCGAATTGTTTTAAGTAGTTATGCAAAAGGTGTGAATGTTCAAGAGAAAAGAGAAAATGCACTTTTTAAGCCAAAGACAATAGCTAAAAGTTTGGAAGATGGAGATGCAAATTATGCTGATACGTGTTTTTACTACATTCATCAAAACCCATTAAAAGCAGGTTTGGTAAGCAAATTAGAAGATTGGGAATTTTGCTCTTTTCAAGATTATGCTAAACTTAGAAACGGAACATTATGCAACAAAGAACTAGCAAATCAATTTATAGATTTTGATAAAGATAATTTTTTAGAAGAATCTTATCAAATGATTCCAGAGGAAAAGCTAAAATTTATATTCTGA